One genomic segment of Culturomica massiliensis includes these proteins:
- a CDS encoding response regulator transcription factor, with protein sequence MKSIKILFIDDDIHLGNIITSGLSLLGYKVHFQNSLFAVEEIISQFSPAIIILDVEIGNDNGIEKARELIRKYPWIPVLFVSSHTDISYITEGIAAGGICYIRKPFDIKELEAYILRFAQQESSSSTIKIGNNYTFHTTTSELFCNELLIKKLSPLEKNTLLLFWENQNTLVSLDLLAKTLWGKKYSADAEASIYNLIFKLRKLLNYDRQLSISTIKGLGYQMNIL encoded by the coding sequence ATGAAATCAATAAAGATACTATTTATCGACGACGATATTCACCTGGGAAATATTATCACCTCCGGACTTTCATTGTTAGGCTATAAGGTACATTTCCAAAACTCTCTGTTTGCCGTTGAAGAGATTATCTCACAATTTTCACCGGCAATTATAATATTAGATGTCGAAATCGGAAATGATAACGGAATCGAAAAAGCACGGGAACTTATCAGAAAATATCCTTGGATCCCTGTACTATTTGTTTCTTCCCACACGGATATATCTTATATTACAGAAGGAATTGCAGCCGGAGGAATCTGTTACATCCGGAAACCCTTCGATATAAAAGAACTGGAAGCTTATATCCTTCGTTTTGCACAGCAAGAATCATCTTCATCAACAATCAAAATAGGTAATAACTACACATTTCATACAACAACAAGTGAATTGTTCTGTAATGAATTACTCATCAAAAAACTCAGCCCTTTGGAAAAAAATACATTGCTGTTATTTTGGGAAAACCAAAATACACTGGTATCATTGGATCTTCTGGCTAAAACATTATGGGGAAAGAAGTATTCCGCAGATGCAGAAGCAAGTATCTACAACCTAATATTTAAATTACGCAAATTATTAAATTATGACAGACAACTCTCTATTAGCACAATAAAAGGCCTTGGATATCAAATGAACATACTTTAA
- a CDS encoding DUF2141 domain-containing protein, with protein MKTIQKFNSTNRQMSCLRYALLFILTMSSFSILFAQDVKVDIRGIRNDKGSILIMAQAGKDSKPIYNQEKANKGNISITLKAIPWKEFTISVFHDENGNWQMDMNEQGMPAEGYGRKNCQLQQDTTTNVKIKLFYPEIKE; from the coding sequence ATGAAAACCATTCAGAAATTCAATTCCACAAACAGACAAATGTCATGCCTCAGATATGCATTACTCTTCATCCTTACCATGAGTAGTTTTTCAATATTATTTGCTCAGGATGTAAAGGTTGATATCCGCGGTATCCGCAACGATAAAGGAAGCATTTTAATCATGGCGCAAGCCGGCAAAGATTCGAAACCGATATACAATCAGGAAAAAGCCAATAAAGGGAATATCAGCATCACCTTGAAAGCAATCCCCTGGAAAGAATTTACAATTTCTGTCTTTCACGATGAAAACGGAAACTGGCAAATGGACATGAATGAGCAAGGTATGCCGGCAGAAGGATACGGGAGAAAAAATTGCCAACTACAACAAGACACCACAACAAATGTCAAAATCAAATTATTCTACCCCGAAATTAAAGAATAG
- a CDS encoding sensor histidine kinase, which translates to MHRSSYDIESRSTELINEFRIIYNEKKITFSLNIPPNTELLYVDPFYFDNCLRNLFDNAIKYSGNEPIITMACTQSEEKTSIIITDNGIGISRNNRKKVFRSFFRSAEAPVVKGHGIGLAFVRQIVKIHGGKLDLQSVPEKGSTFTITLPNKIVKS; encoded by the coding sequence TTGCACCGAAGCAGCTATGATATTGAATCACGCAGCACAGAGCTTATAAACGAATTCAGAATAATTTATAATGAAAAAAAGATTACTTTCTCATTGAATATTCCTCCCAATACAGAATTATTATATGTCGACCCGTTCTATTTCGATAATTGTCTCCGGAATTTATTCGACAATGCTATTAAATATTCCGGAAATGAACCGATTATTACGATGGCTTGTACCCAGTCTGAAGAAAAGACCAGTATTATCATTACTGACAACGGTATTGGAATTTCACGGAATAACCGGAAAAAAGTGTTCCGCTCGTTCTTCCGCTCCGCAGAGGCCCCAGTGGTAAAAGGACATGGCATCGGATTAGCGTTCGTCCGCCAAATTGTAAAAATACACGGAGGCAAACTTGACCTGCAAAGTGTTCCTGAAAAAGGCAGCACTTTTACTATAACGCTCCCAAACAAAATAGTCAAATCATGA
- a CDS encoding outer membrane beta-barrel family protein, whose product MKPSIYLLVIGLLVHLSLWSQSSVTTVIYSGHLSDTTGKSIGYATLLLCSPDNKQTGTVTDSSGHFQLQISPGIYQITIQCLGYDLISKNISITTSLYDSIQMKPMAHLLKEIAVHAHPVERKADRYIVRISPTADKDGVELLQSAPGVWLAGDRLSINGASGTKVFVDNREIKLSGELLMTYLRSLKSENILRIEVLPMAGADRDANAQGGIIHIVLRRPTDNGLLGSLSATTAFAPSLRYYQPEGNLNIHSGKWDGYVSASGIFIPQNRAWLNSMRYYPEPEKHFSGLTAMQQNIRYHTVRTGVVFTADTLNNIGAEFEYIRRSYTWNTSSHADFSTPCYSSESTGKYRQREAYDMYSGTVNYLRKLDSRGSVLKFITDFTSKNSQGNNDYKVIQQIKKQINDTIYRSRSSIDYRIATADFLWKQQIRKKSYIQAGVKYTYTDMEDNAHYEGLTPAKEWTSIPVYDYSLDYQEDIGALYTTYASDRKQWSFHIGLRGEYTRTTDRSNHLKRRYWDWFPHIDLSYAFDPVRQWLLIGQYARNIERPAFSTLNPNRIQTSEYTYQIGNPALHPTYIHRFSATLVYNYHYTLTIGENLHRDLIREFGKQDAENSDISYITYENHYRENHWFAVFSIPWQPLSWFHLTGNIIGVRQCIKMYKKSPYNNHYLYFGNVMTSFYIPRNYTLELRYNGNSRLYSGNSEVAPYHTLHARISKKWKEGKWIFTLKADNLLNRKNSYVSHIEEYTTESIYDSAINGRSLKLSLTWHFNQGQKIKKITVEKNSAEERNRLNEKTDKNR is encoded by the coding sequence ATGAAACCTTCTATTTATCTGCTCGTCATCGGTCTGCTGGTACATTTATCCCTATGGTCACAGTCGTCTGTTACGACTGTGATCTATTCCGGACACTTGTCGGATACAACAGGTAAAAGCATCGGATATGCGACCCTGCTTTTATGTTCCCCGGATAACAAACAAACAGGAACGGTAACGGACAGTTCAGGCCATTTTCAATTGCAGATTTCTCCGGGTATTTATCAGATAACAATACAATGCCTGGGTTATGATCTAATCAGTAAAAATATCAGTATAACAACCTCCCTCTATGATAGCATACAAATGAAACCGATGGCTCATTTACTGAAAGAAATAGCCGTACATGCTCATCCGGTCGAACGAAAAGCCGATCGTTACATTGTACGGATTTCTCCGACAGCCGATAAAGACGGAGTCGAATTACTACAATCGGCCCCGGGAGTATGGCTGGCCGGGGACCGTCTTTCCATCAACGGAGCAAGCGGCACGAAAGTTTTTGTCGATAACCGGGAAATCAAACTAAGCGGCGAACTATTGATGACTTATCTCCGTTCTTTAAAATCGGAAAATATCTTACGAATAGAGGTCCTCCCCATGGCCGGAGCCGACCGGGATGCCAATGCACAAGGCGGTATAATACATATCGTTTTACGTCGCCCCACAGACAATGGATTATTGGGTAGCTTGTCCGCAACCACAGCTTTTGCTCCCTCCCTCCGGTATTACCAACCCGAAGGAAATCTGAACATACACAGCGGAAAATGGGATGGGTATGTTTCCGCCTCGGGGATATTTATCCCTCAAAACAGAGCCTGGTTAAATTCGATGCGGTATTATCCGGAACCAGAAAAACATTTTTCAGGTCTGACGGCAATGCAACAAAACATTCGCTACCACACCGTCCGCACAGGGGTCGTATTTACAGCAGACACACTGAATAATATCGGTGCCGAATTCGAATATATCCGGCGTTCATACACCTGGAATACCTCAAGTCATGCTGATTTTTCTACTCCCTGCTATTCGTCGGAAAGTACCGGCAAATACCGTCAGCGCGAAGCATACGACATGTACTCAGGTACGGTAAACTACCTTCGGAAATTAGACTCCCGGGGATCGGTTTTAAAATTCATAACCGATTTTACCTCGAAAAATTCACAAGGGAACAACGACTATAAAGTCATTCAACAAATTAAAAAGCAGATCAACGACACCATTTACCGTTCCCGGTCATCCATAGATTATCGGATTGCTACGGCAGATTTTTTATGGAAGCAACAAATACGGAAAAAATCATATATCCAGGCCGGTGTCAAATACACCTATACGGACATGGAAGACAACGCACACTATGAAGGTCTTACGCCAGCCAAGGAATGGACTTCAATTCCGGTTTATGATTATAGTCTCGATTATCAGGAAGACATAGGAGCTCTATATACCACCTATGCATCAGATCGAAAACAGTGGTCATTTCACATCGGGTTAAGAGGTGAATATACCCGGACTACCGATCGGAGCAATCATTTAAAAAGAAGATATTGGGACTGGTTTCCTCACATCGACCTAAGTTATGCTTTTGATCCTGTCAGACAATGGCTACTCATCGGCCAATATGCCCGAAATATCGAGCGCCCGGCATTTTCCACCCTGAATCCCAATAGGATACAGACATCCGAATATACTTATCAAATCGGCAATCCGGCTTTACATCCGACCTATATCCATCGGTTCAGTGCAACCCTGGTGTACAATTATCATTATACCTTAACCATCGGAGAAAACTTACACCGGGATCTGATTCGTGAATTCGGTAAACAGGATGCCGAAAATTCCGATATCTCTTACATCACCTATGAAAACCATTACCGGGAAAATCATTGGTTTGCAGTATTCAGTATCCCCTGGCAACCCCTTTCCTGGTTTCATCTGACAGGAAATATTATCGGAGTCCGGCAATGCATTAAAATGTATAAAAAAAGTCCTTACAACAACCATTATCTCTATTTCGGTAATGTTATGACATCGTTTTACATTCCCCGGAATTATACGCTGGAACTTCGATATAACGGAAACAGCCGTCTCTACTCGGGAAATAGTGAAGTAGCACCTTATCACACCCTTCACGCCCGTATAAGTAAAAAATGGAAAGAAGGGAAATGGATATTTACTTTAAAAGCCGACAATCTTCTCAATCGTAAAAACAGCTATGTCAGCCATATTGAAGAATATACAACCGAAAGCATATACGATTCGGCAATAAACGGCAGGTCTTTAAAATTGAGTTTAACCTGGCATTTCAATCAGGGACAAAAAATTAAAAAAATTACCGTAGAGAAAAATTCGGCTGAAGAAAGAAACCGGTTAAATGAAAAAACAGATAAAAACAGGTAA
- a CDS encoding TlpA family protein disulfide reductase — protein sequence MYRKVFSLLVFLTGLVFLVSCTNRTTTISGTIDKQTKLLYSNPDLAVCFDNFLDTLVPDDQGRFELKFNLKEGRFMILKMPDSRNKYFIPVLPGEHYEISIGKNNEFSVDGANKEGIALYQSVLNYDPYTMKWSIFKNDTLSRDEMIKKIKQGELTQFKKLLDDKEITSSFYKLINDDRDCFYAFVAAWLNLWDMLAIYRRPETDESILAEKNTMKQLQNIFDRYKPDDKDFIKSPSWTEYALFMYTEIYLQYLKKHIDRDRIESLIDPEQHFSFWFEQTKQSFSGNRLESALALLIYRKGSEVESSIPAYRYFKEKYPVSPYLNYFEEQMNETIELYTGNKSDPSIRFTENSDSINSLSALISRFKGKKLYVDVWATWCAPCRKEFQYKDSLEIILEQHDITPLYISLDNENQNKKWKALVYANHLKGFHFRANQAFIDDLKLYWGGEKGKKSFLIPWYMLIDENGNILEKHARRPSEIVATKRLSD from the coding sequence ATGTACAGAAAGGTTTTCTCTCTTTTGGTATTTTTAACAGGTTTAGTATTCCTGGTCAGTTGTACAAACCGTACGACAACCATTAGCGGTACGATTGATAAACAGACGAAGTTATTGTATAGCAATCCGGATTTGGCAGTGTGCTTTGATAATTTTTTGGATACGCTTGTACCGGATGATCAGGGAAGGTTTGAATTAAAATTCAATTTGAAAGAAGGGAGGTTTATGATTTTAAAAATGCCTGATTCCCGAAATAAATATTTTATTCCTGTTTTGCCGGGGGAACATTACGAAATATCTATCGGTAAAAACAACGAATTTTCGGTTGATGGAGCAAATAAAGAAGGGATAGCACTGTATCAATCCGTATTGAATTATGATCCATATACAATGAAATGGAGTATATTTAAAAATGATACACTCTCCCGTGATGAAATGATTAAAAAGATCAAGCAAGGAGAATTAACCCAATTCAAAAAATTACTGGACGATAAGGAAATTACTTCGTCCTTTTATAAATTAATAAATGATGACAGAGATTGTTTTTATGCTTTTGTTGCGGCTTGGTTGAATTTATGGGATATGTTGGCAATATATAGGAGGCCGGAAACCGACGAGAGTATTTTGGCAGAGAAAAATACGATGAAGCAGTTGCAAAATATTTTTGACCGGTATAAACCGGATGATAAAGATTTTATAAAATCTCCTTCATGGACAGAGTATGCATTGTTTATGTATACGGAAATTTATCTGCAATACTTAAAAAAGCATATCGACCGGGACCGTATAGAAAGCTTAATAGATCCTGAACAGCATTTTTCTTTTTGGTTTGAACAGACAAAGCAATCTTTTTCGGGTAATCGTTTAGAATCGGCCTTGGCTCTTTTAATATACAGAAAAGGTTCAGAGGTAGAGTCGAGTATTCCGGCTTATCGGTATTTTAAAGAAAAATATCCTGTCAGTCCTTATCTTAACTATTTTGAAGAACAAATGAATGAAACGATAGAGCTTTACACGGGGAATAAATCCGATCCTTCGATCCGCTTTACCGAAAACAGTGATAGTATAAACAGTTTATCAGCATTGATTTCCCGGTTTAAAGGGAAAAAATTGTATGTTGATGTATGGGCAACCTGGTGCGCTCCTTGTAGAAAAGAATTTCAATACAAGGATTCTTTGGAAATAATTTTAGAGCAGCATGATATAACCCCTCTTTATATATCATTGGATAATGAAAACCAGAATAAAAAATGGAAGGCCCTTGTTTATGCTAATCATTTAAAAGGGTTTCATTTTCGGGCAAACCAGGCTTTTATCGATGATTTGAAATTGTATTGGGGGGGAGAAAAAGGGAAAAAATCTTTTTTAATCCCCTGGTATATGCTTATCGATGAAAATGGAAATATTTTAGAAAAACATGCCAGGAGACCTTCTGAAATCGTAGCTACAAAACGTTTATCGGATTAA
- a CDS encoding winged helix-turn-helix domain-containing protein yields MFKELDPLLHSQLRLAIMSILLSAEEADFVYLKEKTEATAGNISIQLDKLSQAGYIDVEKSFVGKKTRTVCRITPTGKKAIAEYVETLKSYLKKL; encoded by the coding sequence ATGTTTAAAGAATTAGATCCCCTCCTACACTCTCAACTTCGCTTAGCGATCATGTCGATTCTTCTTTCAGCAGAAGAAGCAGATTTCGTGTATCTGAAAGAAAAAACTGAAGCTACGGCCGGAAATATCAGTATACAATTGGATAAATTGAGTCAAGCAGGCTATATCGACGTGGAAAAAAGCTTTGTCGGGAAGAAGACCCGTACTGTCTGCCGGATTACCCCCACAGGTAAAAAGGCGATTGCCGAATATGTGGAAACATTAAAAAGTTACCTGAAAAAATTATAA
- the proC gene encoding pyrroline-5-carboxylate reductase, giving the protein MKVALIGGGNIGSSVVKGLVKSGIVQPEDMTVTNIIMEAIQPLKDEFGVRITTDNRQAIRDSEIVIVALKPYVGPRVLEELKDCFEPGRHILISFISGKTIAELKAIVGNIPLFRVMPNTAAEFCESLTAVAHAGESEENKAKVSRLFSKMGLCIEIPETMMPAVTVLASCGTAFALRFMRAMAQGGIEIGFSSAQAHQIASQVMLGAAKLILETGHHPEREIDKVCTPKGVTITAINTMEHNGFSSSVIKGITAGYDLVSGNESK; this is encoded by the coding sequence ATGAAAGTAGCATTGATTGGTGGAGGAAATATCGGCTCTTCCGTTGTAAAAGGATTGGTAAAGAGCGGGATTGTACAACCGGAAGATATGACGGTAACGAATATCATAATGGAGGCCATACAGCCTTTGAAGGATGAATTCGGGGTTCGCATTACGACGGACAACCGGCAGGCTATCCGGGATTCGGAAATTGTGATTGTGGCGTTGAAGCCTTATGTCGGACCGCGGGTTTTGGAAGAGTTGAAAGATTGTTTCGAGCCGGGACGTCATATTTTAATTTCTTTTATTTCCGGTAAGACCATTGCAGAGTTGAAAGCCATTGTCGGGAATATTCCTCTTTTTCGGGTGATGCCGAATACGGCGGCAGAGTTTTGTGAGTCGTTGACGGCTGTGGCTCATGCCGGAGAAAGTGAGGAGAATAAAGCCAAAGTCAGCCGTTTGTTCAGCAAGATGGGTTTATGTATCGAGATACCGGAAACGATGATGCCGGCGGTGACTGTATTGGCTTCCTGTGGAACCGCTTTTGCCTTGCGGTTTATGCGGGCGATGGCTCAGGGAGGTATCGAGATCGGCTTCAGTTCGGCACAGGCTCATCAGATTGCTTCCCAGGTTATGCTCGGTGCTGCAAAACTCATTCTGGAGACGGGGCATCATCCGGAAAGGGAAATCGATAAGGTATGTACTCCTAAGGGCGTGACAATTACGGCCATCAATACTATGGAACACAACGGTTTCAGTTCTTCTGTCATCAAAGGAATCACCGCCGGTTACGATCTGGTCAGTGGTAATGAAAGCAAATAA